The DNA sequence tggcaacagaattttcctttttgggtgaactattcctttaatgtagtgGTTTCTTCTAGTAAATATTTGGTCCAAAAATATGCACTATGAAACATATTGCCTTTACAGAGGATCAGGTTTCCTTCAAGTTTTCAAACTCACTTTGTTTTGCCCAAACATTAGGCTAAATTTTTGCCTTGCCCCTTCAGAGAAGGTGCTTTGTTCATGTTTATCTGAAATGGAGTCATTATTATCATGTGCTTCAgggtaatcataaaaaaaaaaaaaaaaaaaaaaagaaaaaagtgcgtCAAATCAGTCTCTCCTCCTTGGGTAGTTTGAGGGCATCTGGCGTCTCAACGCTGCATACTCCTGTCTGCTCCTCCGCACTGGGTCGATAAGtcccctctgtctgtctcttcttTTTGACAACGCAGAACAGAAATACCAGAACTGCTGTCAAAATAGCCAACACTCCCAGGACAACAGTTGGCACTACAATGGCCACAGTGTTGGGGCCCTGGACAAAGAAGAGTAGAAACATTAATCAACCAAACCACTGGCTTGATCCAGATCAGATATTTCCAAAACAGGCACACAGGTGACATGTTTTAATTCCAAGGTATGTAGTGAATTTTTGATACAAATATTTTAGATCTCAAATTAGCTCTTAGCATTGTCCAGTTGAAAAGGATATTGGCCATGATTACATACAGTtgggtccaaatgtctgagaccacaagTGAAAAAATTTTCCCATTACAATATAATGTATGTAATATaatgtacatacatttttcaaaaaaaaaaaaaaaacaaattctccaGTTTTTAGTATGttcctcttttgctttaatgacagcatgcactcgatgTGCCATGTAcagtacaaaggagttaacatgatcaatgtcacaaatttgctgctATTTGATTAATGGTGTATAGAAATAGCACAGAATCTTAAATACTTAATAATATCATAActtctgtttatttaaaaaaaaaaaaaaagaaaagaaattcaaaattctaaaactttcttttttattGCCAGgataaaatgagagaaaaaaaaatccatgtggtctcagacttttggaccccactgaattTATCCCAGAAATAAACAGATATTGATCTATGACAGTTTATCCCTTCATGCCAATATGGAGAAAAGGTAAACACTACTACACCATGAAAATCTCTACTTACTTGACTTGGAGTTGTAGTGTTGCTAGACATTGTGGTGTTCTCTgcaaaaagaaaacaggactatGGATGGGCATCACCAGCCACCTCACGATTCGAtatatattgcgatacatcacaatatcatgatcagattttgattttgcttttattttggggtatatttcagttataatgtccattttgcttacatacagtatgaacaAAATGATCTTTctgctaatgctgttattcattatacTGGGGACtttctaacttgttaaattacggACATATCAATtttgcaaattttattttatcattcgtttttcatcattttggtgacattttagcttttttttttatatatagtccATGTagtacatcaataaatatgatgtactgaatttgcatatattatattgcatatatacagtatattgttacatgtttgttgtttacataccTAATTTGTACTACTAAGAAGTATTGACttagatatgtagaacaagtgctaaaacagtactgtctctttaagaacagcggTAGGGGctttgacagtagtgtttgtttggtcgaatggcttctttacagtattcatgctatgtgtgattagaattaaatgtttcttttgttgtttttgataataaCTGTGACTGTACAGaacaaaaaggatattaaaaagagacattattaaacaacaaatggtttgcttggacTCACAtcacacagaaagagtcaaaacttttactctcagcacgcagtgaaaagatctcggtgctgaacttctatgccactcaaacactggtgagtgaagtctacaaaatttaccagccagtggctaatcacagacatttttcgtAGCATATGGGAAGTATTTACGCACATATGATTGTAGGGGATTGCAGATAGAAAGATAGTGcgatcttggcattttaagaatcGACATCGAGATCGAAACAAATGAAGAACATgtgagagaggtccagcatgtccGTCAGAGAAATCGTGAATCCTGCaggatcagtttcagtctctttcgTGCCACTGAAgcgtctctgactgcactgaaaatatcacaatatatcacgatacatggatctaagtatcGATACAAATCGTGAGAAAGGGTAtcgcgatatatcgatatttggtTGTATCGATCTAATAATCGAATAATAATTCGAATCTACAGATTATGAATTATGGCATTTTGCTCTTCATGCTGTAACATGAGCTTTGGGCAACTGGTCTcttagaatcacgttactataactacatttttgcaaaattattttttcgtGGCTCATTGTGTGTATTGCGttagtttcctggtaaaataaacaatagaaGTGCTACAACAACGATACCTTTTATTCCCTTTAAcccaaatcacaagtaaaatggaagataatcagttcataaacacgtacttttcgGCCTGTTGATGGCTCATCTCGGGGGCAATTGAGCTGGATGATATATCAAATCTTCACAACATATTTGCAAGatgttaatgtgctttttatttgggcATTAAGTTTCCTTAAAACTGTGTCATCAGACAAGTTTTTCACGATCCCTTCTTGTCTCAAAACTCGTATGTGAAAGCATTataaatgttctgtttttttttttgtttttttctccccaatttggaatggccaattcccaatgcgctctaagtcctcgtggtggcatactgactggcctcaatccgggtggcggagaacatatctcagttgcctctgtgttgGAGACAGTCAATCtaagcatcttatcacgtgtcttgttgatcgcattaccgcggagacctagcgcatgaggaggcttcacgttattctccgcggcatccacgcacaaatcaccacgaaccccactgagagcgagaaccacattataggaggttaccccatgtgactctacccactctagcaaccgggccaactggttgcttgggaagcctgactggagtcactcagcacgccctggattcgaacccgtgactccaggtgtggtagtcagtgtcttaactcgctgagatacccaggccccccagttcAGTTCGGTTTTATTATTTATCCCTTGGGGAAATTTCATTTGCACAAGTGTCAGATTAAAAACATCCCATACAAATGGTAAGTGCCATTGGAGGTGGTAAGTTTTATGCATTTCTGTTCAAACTGtctgtttcaataaataaattcaagTCCCATCGTGGCATATTGttttgatgtattttcccagTGAAGTGCCTTTGTGTGCGCAGCTTTCTTTAGCGTcttgacatacagtatttactaATGAAACAGAAACTTGGGGCCGAAAATGCGGAAGAGTTCTTCccttttttaaaatagccaacAGTTCATATCGCAGCCCGGCAAAGCCATACACATACTCCTCTTCCAACGAAATGGTGTTGCCTCTCGTGCCAAAACTAAACTCAGAATCGACTCACTTTTCTACTGACTTGAGAACAAAAAGATGATGTAACTGACTATGTTACTACATAACCAGCTCATAAACAAACAGTGCTTTGCAGTCTTTGTTTACGGGtcatattttaatattcaaagtaattttcaATTTGACATCTTTATGGTTTTTGACCtgctttttatgtaaaaaaaaaactaaatcatatCAATCATTTCACCTCCTTACACATATGGTAtttctaaataataattttagacgGACAGGGAAATGGAAGAGGTTGGAGTTTACGAGTCTTATGGgttgagaacatattttaacatccaaagtaaTTTAATTCAGTGTCTTTATGCCATCATGGGCTGTTTTTAACAGCATGATCAGaagttattaaaatataatgaatAAAACTCTTTAAGAAAATAAGACACAGCCATTCATTTATGGTacactaaaaaaaatgttttgacgatttttaaaatgtatgcatttcaatttcagaacaaaattctatcaaattcaattgtgtaatgtttaacaaaaaaacaaaaattttttttttttaccattcaattaaatttgatggaattttgttataaaattgaaatgcgtaaatcataaaaaataaaaagtaaaaaaattgtgtgtatgtctgaagaaaatgttattttagatGGATGGGAAAAACAGAGAGGCTGGAGTAAGCTAGTACAAGATCACAAAATATCAATGTTTTGATTCACAACACTAAAAGAACAGGTTTAGAATTTTGTCAAGTaatgaacagtaatatttacctacaaatatttaacatgtattgttctatttaataacaattattttaactcTTCCTTGTGATTGTTTATAGAAAAACTGTTAGATTAAATAGCTTCTCTGAATTATCTTTTCAATCAAATTTCACAGGGAAAAGGCTGTGAATTATTGAAATAAGGTTTTGTGAGGAGCAAAGTATATGAAGAGGTGCCTCATACAGCCTAAATTCTGTAAGCAACAACAATCCCTAACACCCCTAATCGTATCAGAGTTTGCCAACTTGGTTAAATCTCAAGTTTTGATACACATGATCACTGCATTGACAAGCCACAGTGTGTATAGTGTTGTTTTGAAATGTTCAGAGCACAAGCAATGGTACAAACTGTTGACTTAGCTTCAGACTAAATATTACACTTGCACAGTCATCATTAAAAGTAATGTTTACACCTCAATAAAGCTATCACAGCACAAAGAGTGAGAGACTGGGAGGATTCAAATGAAATGGcaaacatttttaatcatttacaGGAGTAAATAATCCCCCAAGGACGAAAATTTGTGGAGATAACTTTCAAAGAGGACAAGAACTTGTGCAGGATTAATAATGAAATATGAGggggaaaagtaaaaaataaataaaatgaaaaataagatACAATTAAAATAGCCCGTTGCAGCATATGCAAAGTACTTTCCCCACAAGTCAAATAAAACAGATAATCAAATCAGTAGTAGAAGAAAGAAATAAGATGACTTCCAGAAATTTAGAATAATAAAATTTTGAAGAATTAATGGAAccttaatcaaataaaaaaaactacacatGCAACCTCACACATATACAATgacaatacaattattttaacattttaattggtGTAAATTACTAGTAAAAGTACTATCGCGATTTATaaacattgtaaaaaatgtaCGGTACAATACCAGACGCTTTGGCTGCCAGTAAATAAAATGGTGACCATGTGTtaggctttacaggatgtaattttgatgcctgtacagtatattttacagttccccaccgtttatattattatatgatataactattcccataaaatataatgaaatataatgggtcatgcagggacttctgggaacaccagattattaatttttatttttaattaattaattttactttaccgtaaaaagtacatgtattttctttttaaacataatacacatttttacCTTTAATTATACggctaaataattataatatatatatatatataaatggtaaaattacaagtattgtcttgttaaatatattataatttttttcttatgttAAGGTAACTGCCCGTTAaccaattaatatttttttttactgtagcatttaaattattttactgacatttttttacagtgaatgctttacaatttgaaaaatacatATACAGCATATCACTgtgttttttgcattacagtaatgaaactgAGAATTTATGGATAAAAATATTAAGATGAGGGCTGGAAAgtttgtgcttaattgtcatgaaaataatgtcactatgcaaaaaaaataataaaataaaataaaacaaaaatcttatTAGTCcaaaaaaggcttcattttcttttgagCAAAATATAACTGCTTATTTcttccttttgattttgaggGGAAACATGACCTGGACACGTTCAACAAACTTTCTTTACGTTTATATCTTAAACTGGGAGTTATGTATTAATTTTATGACCTTCCAACAACACCCTAAATGTTCCTGCAGGAATCTGGCATGTTTGAGCTTGTCTAAAGTGTTCCAGACACAATCTAAAGGGTTTGTTACTCAGCTCTTGTGTTGTGTCTGCTTGCTGCTTGGATTAATCTGATGTAACTTTATTTAGCTGTTTGAATGCAGTGACCTTTAAAGGGGATTAATAATACGGATACTCTCCTCTGGAATACAAAGTTCAGTTTCGGACATGGCAGTGGATGTGGAGCGGGTGACTCACCCTCGGTCAACGCATTCCTGAGAAGCAGAGGCAGAAGACTCCCTGCCAACAGCCCAACCTGCCTTAACATCTCCGGGATGGAGTCAATCTGCACCCCTACCCTCAACCAGAAGGGGCTGATGCTCTGGGTAGGGTGAATCAGAGGTAATCAATAAATCATGTCCCAGATCAAAGGAACAGAATTAGTCATTCTCTGGCAagctgcataaaaataaaaaaataaaaaaagagagagaaaaaaaacttaagaTCTCAAGCTGCTTTGCCAGTTTGATCGTTTTGGCTGTTTATAACAGACAACAACTGACTATATATTAAACAGGATTCTTATTTTATTGGTAAGTATCTTTATATAGAGAGATAGATTGTTTAACTCACAAATCTAGTTGAAAGAACTGTCTGTACTGGCATACACTGATTTAAATAGCTGAAAACCTTtcaaaaatggtttaaaaaatgcataatagaaaaagtttttttttttatatttatatatatatatatatatatattgtgcactaatctgattctgattctaaattaTTCCTAACtaagctttgctttgctttgcttttgaaGAAAATGCCACCATGTAGCTTCAGTGTGttttgagtttctttctttcaCAAAATCTGATCACTGATAATCAAGTAATGGAATTTAGATTTTAAACGTTAATCTTCATTCAGTGCACGACACACACATTCCTTCCACCTTATCTGGGTTAAGAAAACTATCATCCACAAAAACAGTTAAAGACATGAAGAAAACATACCTGTGTGCCCACTTTCGTGATCCACGATGTTATCCGGACAGGCTTTCTTCCGCCTCACCTCACCGGTGAAACACAGCGTTTAAACCGAAACCACCGCGACACTCCAGTTTCTTACTGATACTCCGCTTATAATAAAACATTATCCTTCAAGATCCTGCGCCGCTTTCAAAAGTGAGTTTGTGCGTTTGGTGTGTTGAGTGATCGCTCCTCTGTTGAAGGCTTTTTCTTCCGTCTAAATTCCCATCGCCGATCACATGGTTGAGTGTCGCGTTACAACACCTGAGTCCCACCTGTGGCGCGAGACAAACGCGCTATTGTGCGCAAAAATCCACCTGCGCACTGGAGCGATGCGCAGACTCATTTCCTTTCTCAGATCTGGACAGTGAATAGTTATCATTATCTTAAGCATCGTACTCCAGGCCCGGTTCTACGAGGGTGTTAGAGCACCCTcagttgcagaccagggcaaagtACTGCCCGCgagtcgatttatcatgaacgttttttattagatctttcatttatctggcttttggacctatagcgcatccacaagcttgtaatatgctcagggttgccagataatagatgcaacaccccaatcagagatttatacttgcacaaataggaaatatttcaccttatgtcatacttaatttgtgcaatctggcaaccatgcatgcgagtgcgcgcgctctctctctcctctttggaAAAAAAACTtatagtgcaatattctgctcaaagaaaagtgttatGCAGTCACTCCGTACCCATTCGTGAGGctgtgtgtgctgtttagtgACGTCTGccagcaaaccttttcagtgatgaactttagtaagaTCCCAACAGATCTTCACATCATTCGCACGTGGAGAggacacgcgagcaaaaccaagtgagagaagaaaatgtttgttctttgtgttatttgtaaaatgctgaagtccctcacacctgtatgtgaatgttactctggcagtaatcatttatcagtgtcatgcagcctgttttattcatttgtgtgctgaatgggatgccagataaaccattgaggagacccacatcatgacccatgagcgtgtaaacaggttgataatgttttcagaataaaacaactttatccactttgaggccaacattaaaataagcctttagaatctatcatttcagaatattttattttacttttaaaccagactcctgatgtagagtgttaaattgaatactaaattatcactgcattgaagtatggtaaaataaaccatttataattatactcagtcttaattcagttttactaacacgtgatagaaatgtagcagcaaaacttcaagcaatcacagaattgtccggaaaattgtgcatcattcattgagtgcatgagtgcactagtacttctgggattaaaagatacaactatgtaaaactttatcttctctcttccatgttctacttaatggctgatgtggcccctgtaccaaaacaattgcacaccATACTGTCCGttgagggcagtggtggctcagtggttaaggctttgggttatGGGTCAGAAGGTTGGggtttcaagccccagcactgccaagataccaCCATTGGGTACTTCACCCAATCTGCTGCAGGGGTGctgcatcatggctgaccctgcactctgaccccagcttagctgggatatgtggaaaaaaaagtatttcactgtatgtgcaaatgtgtgataaataagtaaaattaattaacacatgaggactctccacagacataatttgtttttatactgtacactgaaaaaaatgtgctggatttgcttaaaaatagtgcatcatttttgcatcccactttttaagcaaattccACTAGGAATTTTAAGCAACGTTACCTAAAAAAAGCATAGCTGGCTATGGCCAAATTAATGAGCTTCcattcaaaaatgtttacttaaaatACTGTGCCACACCAGCTACTACATTTAAGGTTTTTTAACCCTAAGAGTCTGTTTACCCAACTATGCACTTTAAGCTCATTTAGCTCAATTGTAAGTGTTATTAGCAGCTTCAAATTCTAGATTCTGTTCATTTACTTTCagttaactttaaaataaaatgacctgaAGAAATAACACAGCTGGTGAATGTCAAAagacttttattgttgtttacaaaTGTACAGTCTAACATAGATATTCATGCTCTCCTAGAACCAAAATACGTTctcaaatacaaaaatagtaataaaatcacgacaataaacaaaaaaacataaaaacataaaaacaaatgggCTATGCAATGACTTAAAGAATTTCAGTAAATCTAAATAAAcgcaattcaaaatgcattttcACAGAGTCCATACTGCAGAAATATATGCATGTAGGAGAAAACTCTCTGAACGAatactgtaacaaaaacaccaggaacaatttgtatttataaatgaaactatTCATTCAAAAGATCTTTTTAACTTGGCCAGACATTGCCATCATCAAGATGCAACACCATTTACTGTATGAcctcaaaaaaagaaagaagtgtCAGCTTCTTTGGGTAGCTAATGTGAAGGGCATAAAGTAGCCCAAAAAGTCAGTGCACTGACCTAAGTTTTGACAAATGTCCCCAGCTCATTTTCAAGGACAATCAATACATCCAGTGGGTTAAAAGGCAACTTTTGCTCTTCCTGCTCCAAAGCATTGATGGCATCTGCTCTTTTCTGCGCTTGGTCAAGCTCCTCTTCCTTAATGCAAAGAAATAATCTttgtcaaaatgtatattaacagtttccattgtatttatttgcacagttaaatatcctcaaaatcaataattacagAGTAAAAAGTAAagtgatgcttaaagggatagttcaccaataaaaattctctcatttactcaccaccatgtcatcccagatgtgtaggactttcttctattgaacacaaacaaagattttaaaaagaatatctcagctcggttggtacattcagtgcaagtgaatggtggtcaaaaagcacattaaggtggcataaagtaatccatatgattccagtggtttaatccaggtcttcagaagtgatatgataggtgtggttgagaaacagatcaatatttaagtacttttttactatcaatctccacgtTCACATTTGTCTTCTCttgtttttggggattcacattctttgtgcatttcgccacctactgggcagggaggaaaattcatattaaaaattacttttgatctgtttctcacccacacctataatttcgcttctgaagacatggattaaaccactggagtcgtagtCATATCtttaatgctacctttatgtgctttttgtactttcaaatttctggtcaccattcacttgcattgtgaggatatacagagctgaaatattcttctagaaatcttcatttgtgttctgctgaagaaagaaattcatactcatctgggatggcatgagggtgagtaaatgatgagagaattttcatttgaagcACACAGCTATTCAACCACTGTAccaaatacatacatttatatgaatgtcAGTGGATATGTTAAAATagtgctatataaatatgaataatgtCATCCAAATGTGTttcctacctttttttttttttttttgccttaaacCTCTGATGACTCTTCTTTCAGTTATAGTTGTAGACCTGCCAGGACTATAATTTAAATGACCCTAACCtgtcagacaaaaaaataaaataaataaataaataaaaatagtataattGTAACTGACAAGATAAGCAACATGTATGGCTAGTTTACATTTAAGATtcatgatgagacaattttcaactGCTGCAAACCCTGCTACATATTGCAACAGTATTATACTTATAATGTGACTCTTTTTTACAAACCAACTTACACATGTTGATATCAGGGTGTCTCCTTGAGGCaaaccaaaaatgagaattctctcatcatttatgcagtcttatgccatgtcaaactcatttgactttcttcaggggaacacaaacaaagattttgatgGATATGTGATACGTGTTTGTCCATATAGTGGAAGTCAGTGAGGTTAAAAACTTTCAAgatccataaaggcagcatcaatgTAATCCAGATGACTTTTttggtttgtgttccacagaagacagaaagtcatacgagtttgagaaggCATAAGGGGTGAGAAGGCCAAATGACaagagaaatagcatttttgggagaactactaAAATCATTTGATTAAGCTGAACAGTGAACATAAACCAACACTCTGCTTTAATGACGAAGCTGGTGTTCTTAAGATGAAGACGTTCAATTGCATTGAAACATGTAGAAAAGCGATTTACTTGTTGGAGCCTGTTGCCTGCTGAGTGTGAAGGCCCTGAGCAGCGGATGAAGATGAAGAGTATCTGTCTGGTGAAAAAATTTGCGGGCTCCTTTGTGTTTGTTCGACTTTGAACATGTACACATTAGATTCATGCAGACAAacgtttaatatactgtagatttgcaaACGTACCGTAAGTTAACAACTTCTTTAAGTGAATAGAAAC is a window from the Myxocyprinus asiaticus isolate MX2 ecotype Aquarium Trade chromosome 13, UBuf_Myxa_2, whole genome shotgun sequence genome containing:
- the LOC127450923 gene encoding protein crumbs homolog 3-like; translated protein: MLRQVGLLAGSLLPLLLRNALTEENTTMSSNTTTPSQGPNTVAIVVPTVVLGVLAILTAVLVFLFCVVKKKRQTEGTYRPSAEEQTGVCSVETPDALKLPKEERLI